Proteins encoded together in one Coffea arabica cultivar ET-39 chromosome 2c, Coffea Arabica ET-39 HiFi, whole genome shotgun sequence window:
- the LOC113724588 gene encoding uncharacterized protein → MIRNNNTSLTASVISRHILRSIENDPGLKVKNILSFVKENLKVDVSYKKVWYVRRKAIELVFGSWEANFAELPQYLDALVQSNPGTVVEWPIICVDSTHLRGEYKGKLLIAVTQDANNKILPIAYAMVDEETISSWSWFLEQLRYNVALDRHPICVISDSHNGIIYTMTHFDYWEEPLAYHRFCLRHVRSNLMTHFKDLHLKKLCWVMGRARQLRKWRMFRRELRNMFPDVWNYLSAISPEKWCLTHDDGHRWGILNTNISESYNNVLRGARHLPIRACIDMTFHWTVELFKTRREDSSHCRNPFPPKIWQRFKNAEQKAGAHRVIEFDSPSGVYKVITGRRVDGK, encoded by the exons ATGATTAGAAATAACAATACAAGCCTGACGGCTTCCGTTATTTCAAGGCACATACTCCGTAGCATTGAAAATGATCCTGGGTTGAAGGTCAAGAACATACTAAGTTTCGTTAAAGAAAACTTGAAGGTTGATGTGTCTTACAAAAAAGTTTGGTATGTCAGACGTAAAGCAATTGAGCTTGTGTTTGGATCTTGGGAAGCGAACTTTGCCGAGCTACCACAGTATCTCGATGCCCTGGTGCAATCCAATCCAGGCACCGTGGTGGAATG GCCGATTATATGTGTTGATAGCACTCATTTGCGTGGCGAATACAAGGGCAAACTCCTTATTGCAGTCACTCAAGATGCGAACAACAAGATTCTGCCAATTGCTTATGCCATGGTTGATGAGGAGACGATTTCCAGTTGGTCGTGGTTCCTGGAACAATTAAGATATAATGTGGCACTTGATCGACATCCTATCTGTGTCATTTCCGATAGCCACAATGGTATCATCTATACCATGACACACTTTGACTATTGGGAGGAACCTTTGGCCTACCATAGGTTTTGCCTGCGACATGTTAGGAGTAATTTGATGACACACTTCAAAGATTTACACCTTAAAAAGTTGTGTTGGGTAATGGGAAGGGCAAGACAATTGCGCAAGTGGCGGATGTTCAGAAGAGAACTACGAAACATGTTTCCAGATGTTTGGAATTATCTGTCAGCCATTAGTCCTGAAAAGTGGTGCCTAACACACGACGATGGCCATCGTTGGGGTATTCTAAATACCAACATATCCGAAAGTTATAATAATGTCTTGCGCGGGGCACGCCATTTGCCAATTCGTGCATGCATTGATATGACATTCCATTGGACAGTTGAGTTATTTAAGACAAGAAGGGAAGATTCTTCACATTGTCGCAATCCATTTCCCCCAAAGATATGGCAGCGTTTTAAGAATGCTGAGCAGAAGGCAGGCGCCCACAGAGTCATTGAGTTCGATAGCCCATCGGGCGTATACAAGGTTATCACAGGCCGGCGTGTCGATGGTAAATGA